One segment of Candidatus Brocadiaceae bacterium DNA contains the following:
- a CDS encoding glycosyltransferase family 2 protein — protein MNERQAGRDGGPLVSVVLPVYNAERYLRQAVLSALDLSVRTEVLLVEDGSPDGCLAVCRQLAAQHEAVRLLRHADHANHGCSASRNAAIRAARGDYVAFLDADDYYLPNRFDVDVPMLEADPGLDGVYGAVGVVYEPGGPPASSPERHRVTVDGVILPEDLFEAFVRGDRGWFRVEGITVRREVFDAVGLFDERLPIAQDRAMWLRMAAACRLAGGSIVEPIAVCRRHPGNRARLEHPLWRDAECEVYSTTLEWAGCVGLEAWKRHRLREALILALRHRRLRGLGRAEAFLRVWRRTLRCQARDPLLLPTIAARWLAARLGVRRWRT, from the coding sequence ATGAATGAACGGCAGGCCGGACGGGACGGCGGGCCGCTGGTGAGCGTGGTCCTGCCCGTGTACAACGCCGAGCGGTACCTCCGGCAGGCGGTGCTCTCGGCGCTGGATCTGTCCGTGCGCACGGAGGTGCTGCTGGTCGAGGACGGGTCGCCCGACGGCTGCCTGGCCGTCTGCCGGCAACTGGCGGCGCAGCACGAGGCCGTGCGGCTGCTGCGGCACGCCGACCATGCGAATCACGGCTGCTCGGCGTCGCGGAACGCGGCCATCCGGGCCGCCCGGGGCGATTACGTGGCGTTCCTGGACGCCGACGACTACTACCTGCCGAACCGCTTCGACGTGGACGTGCCCATGCTGGAGGCCGACCCGGGCCTGGACGGCGTCTACGGCGCCGTGGGGGTCGTCTACGAGCCCGGAGGGCCGCCGGCGTCGTCGCCCGAACGCCACCGGGTGACGGTGGACGGCGTGATCCTGCCGGAGGACCTGTTCGAGGCGTTCGTGCGGGGCGACCGCGGGTGGTTCCGCGTGGAGGGCATCACCGTCCGGCGCGAGGTGTTCGACGCGGTCGGGCTCTTCGACGAGCGTCTGCCGATCGCCCAGGACCGGGCCATGTGGCTGCGTATGGCCGCCGCGTGCCGACTGGCCGGCGGCAGCATCGTCGAGCCCATCGCCGTCTGCCGGCGCCATCCCGGCAACCGCGCGCGCCTCGAGCATCCGCTCTGGCGCGACGCCGAGTGCGAGGTCTACTCGACCACGCTGGAGTGGGCGGGATGCGTCGGCCTGGAGGCGTGGAAGAGGCACCGGCTGCGCGAGGCGCTGATCCTGGCGCTGCGGCACCGGCGTCTGAGGGGGCTGGGGCGCGCCGAGGCGTTCCTGCGCGTGTGGCGCCGCACGCTGCGCTGCCAGGCCCGCGATCCGCTGCTGCTGCCGACGATCGCCGCGCGGTGGCTGGCCGCCCGCCTGGGGGTCAGGAGGTGGCGGACATGA
- a CDS encoding glycosyltransferase encodes MTADMMIAIAAPHAMAEAQTFIVAHAERLPGCREALCGSELERTRAGGRSGPHPLARRAAAFLSRASGRPVDRALVGWTLRRFLRRHRFRVVLAEFGPTGVLLAGPCRRTGIPLVVHFHGYDAYRQDVLTSCGAEYRRMFRTCAAVVAVSGPMAEQLRSLGAPGEKVHVNPCGVDCDMFRPTDPAANPPVFAAVGRLVEKKAPHLTLLAFRKVLDACPEARLQMIGEGPLMAVCRDMVGALGMEGAVALQGTRPHADVAAAMRGARAFVQHSVRAGDGDCEGSPVAVAEAGAAGLPAVATRHAGIPETVLDGVTGLLVEERDVDGMADRMIELARDPALAARLGRAARERICSEFSMGKRIGRLAAILEDAATR; translated from the coding sequence ATGACGGCGGACATGATGATCGCCATCGCCGCCCCGCACGCGATGGCGGAGGCGCAGACGTTCATCGTCGCCCATGCGGAGCGGCTGCCGGGCTGCCGGGAGGCTCTGTGCGGCTCGGAACTGGAGCGGACGCGCGCGGGCGGGCGTTCGGGGCCGCATCCGCTGGCGCGGCGGGCGGCGGCGTTTCTCTCGCGTGCGTCCGGGCGGCCGGTCGACCGGGCGCTGGTGGGCTGGACGCTGCGGCGCTTCCTCCGGCGCCACCGTTTCCGGGTCGTGCTGGCCGAGTTCGGCCCCACGGGCGTGCTGCTGGCGGGGCCGTGCCGGCGCACGGGCATCCCGCTGGTCGTGCACTTCCACGGCTACGATGCCTACCGGCAGGACGTCCTGACGAGTTGCGGGGCGGAGTATCGGCGCATGTTCCGCACCTGCGCCGCCGTGGTCGCCGTGTCGGGGCCGATGGCCGAGCAGCTTCGGTCCCTGGGCGCACCGGGCGAGAAGGTGCACGTGAACCCGTGCGGAGTCGACTGCGACATGTTCCGGCCGACGGACCCGGCGGCGAATCCTCCGGTCTTCGCGGCGGTCGGGCGGTTGGTGGAGAAGAAGGCGCCGCACCTGACGCTGCTGGCGTTCCGGAAGGTGCTCGACGCCTGCCCGGAGGCCCGGCTGCAGATGATCGGCGAGGGCCCGTTGATGGCCGTCTGCAGGGACATGGTCGGGGCGCTGGGTATGGAGGGCGCCGTCGCGCTGCAGGGCACACGCCCCCACGCCGACGTGGCCGCCGCCATGCGCGGCGCGCGTGCGTTCGTGCAGCACTCGGTGCGAGCAGGCGACGGCGACTGCGAGGGCAGCCCCGTGGCCGTGGCGGAGGCCGGTGCGGCCGGGCTGCCGGCGGTGGCCACCCGCCACGCGGGCATTCCGGAGACGGTGCTGGACGGTGTGACGGGGCTGCTCGTGGAGGAGCGCGACGTGGATGGGATGGCGGACCGCATGATCGAGCTGGCGCGCGACCCGGCCCTGGCGGCCCGCCTGGGGCGGGCGGCGCGCGAGCGCATCTGCTCGGAGTTCAGCATGGGAAAGCGCATCGGCCGCCTGGCGGCGATCCTGGAGGACGCGGCGACGCGATGA